The genome window ttcGTTCTACAGCTAAGACTACTAATATGTTGTAAAATACTAACTGGTACTGAGTATGTATCATCTATTTGGAATTCTGCTGGTTCATCTTCATGACTAATCATTCTTGCAGTTAACAAATTTAGAAACATCTTAAGAAGATTCAAATTTTCTCCTGTTACGTTCGATACTTGAAAAATAGGACATaatctgtataaatatattaataaatgaaatatttgtatattcatACAAGGGTAATATAATATTGTGCAAAAATAAAAGCTGACCGTTCTGATACAAAATTAGTAGCGCTAACGACAACATCATCAGACGTTTTTACCGTAACGGGTACTTTCCTACAACCCGGGGACTTTAAGATCCTTATTAACAGCCTTAAATTTTCTTGTAATATATTTGGTGGACACATGTCAATTTTCGTAACTACAACAAATACTGGAACTGATAGAGCTAAAGCTAAACCTAGATGTTCCTTTGTCATTCCAACAATACCAGCATTTGCTCCAACCATTAACATACCTAAATATTAAATGTTTGTGCATTAAGATAGATGTACatagatatttctttaaataacatTATCAAAAGGTTTTACCAAAGTCAGGGGCATGCCCTGTCATTCCAAAAACAgttgtttttaaatatctttcatGTCCAGCAAGATCAATGAATGTAATAACTTTGGATGACTTCTCACATATTTTAACCCAATCCAGGGATCCATGCTCTGGTTTATTTACTACATTACCTAGATGCAAAATATGTGTTTATTATACATGCGTGTAttacaatatacataatataaagatataaaatttaacatatgGCAGATCAATCTTCTTCCATACCAACGCTATCAAATCCAAGAATGTCGTTTCCAACGGAACTAGTACGTCCTGTTTCGGCTTCGTGTTTATGTCGAAATAATTTTTGACGCGCTAAGCCTCGACCATTATCGAGCTCTCCGTGTGTCAATACACCCAAAAGTGTTGATTTTCCAGCATCAACATTGCCAACAACAGCCActctttaattaaaatctgtTAAACTAAGTTTCgctaataacgttacatttattttatccttatgtacattatttaaaataaaaacctgATTTCTAGGAAATCCTGCCTATCTAATCGCCTCCGCACCAGATATTGACCTATAAGACCTTGATCTATTTTACTTTGACGTAGAAGTACACAGTCTGCTTCTAACGTTGCAGCAAGAGACTGTAAAGTAGCAACAGATGCTTCATATTCATCTTCTTTTAAACCATCCTCTGAACCGTCTAAGAtaagataaattataaatatttttataaatataaacatttaaaagttataaatataaaccTCGTAAAAGTTATATACAAACCTTCGCCGATACCAATATCAAAAATTGTTTCACTGCCACCATCTTGAACTCTCTCTCTTAAGCGTCTAAGTAACAATTCATATTGATCCTCCGATGGACTAACTAAAACATTCTGAAATCAATCGTAATTCattattatcataaaattatatgttattGAAATAAAGTATCATGGAACCTACCTTTCCTCTAATGCTAGAGTAATCTACATTTGTAGTAGATACATGATCATTCTCATGTAATTGTTTTATGCTTGGTATTATGATAGACCCATTACCTGCCATGTTATGcttttatatcgtatatttttataGCGTGATAAATTGTGTTGATTTATATATAATCATTCAGATAAAAGCTTAAATTGTTTACTGACACGTTGGTATAATAAACATCTTCCAATATTTAAATCCAAATCTTATTCTATAGATTCTTGGTATTAGTACATACATACTAACTAATTGTCTCTTTGTCTCTGGGATTTTAATATTgatttaacattaatattaattaaataattaggtATGCAAggtttgtataaatatcttatatatatcaTTTGTTCCTCAGCtgtaatataaagaaaaagatattctaatattaaactttaaatataaaattcgataaaaaaaaaatatatatatatatattttgaattcAGGCATATAAACAGAACTACATATATTAAACACATtaagattaatttatatttttaataattagtacGCATATATatggtatgtatatatatagtgtgTATTCATAACAATAAGCTGAACATATACATTGAGTGGTGAGACTtaaataatactaaaaaataaggTCTTGATCATTTCTGTTACAGGAatctatatttcaatttattacagGTGAATATCTTGATCgactttttatataaataagaatttgttTATCTTCGAAGAAATTTACTCCTAACATACTGCTAAGTTATCGTACGTACAATTCGAATGTGAAACAATATAAAAGCTACCAGTCAGTTTACATAAGAGCAATCATATCTTTTTACCTGTTACAATATGttcatattatgtattatttcttCGCGTAATCACAAACTAAATGTTAACATGACTTAAAACATCGATGTGCTTACGAAAAAGTTGTCAACGATTGCGCGATCCGATCTTTCTGTCCAAGATGATCTAAAATATAAAGCAATTATTGCGTATGTGTGCGTGTCAGGTAGATTATAAAACATCGACAATACTTATCGATGGTTAAGGTGATACGATACTCTCGATGCTCCTTTCGTGATCGATTCTGTTACTTGTGcgatttttaattcataatATTCCAATTTTCAAATCGAAACATGTATAAACAATCTAGAACATGTATgtgataaaatatgataaataaaatacagagtTTTGTGCATTTCTATGTTTTTACGAACATAACTAAAAAGATAGaacctataaatataaatttatttcatctattaatatatatatatttcttaagtaaatgctttattttagatattttatatatgtattattgtgtgcatttttgcacttttaaatttcccatagatgcataaaaattcgcagtctaatgATAAAAATCTTCATTGTTAACCATGCGCATTTAAGTTAACAATAAATACGATGTTACAcaagatttatgaaatattatttattttaagatatgaaaatatatacgcATGATTCAAGGAAATatggctatatatatatatatatatatatccataaaAAACTGTAACATTCCTACAAAACTCTCGAATTATGTTCGACATATTAATTCCTTCATATGATTGTAATATGTAGATACACAGATATAAGAATCAATATATgaggaattaaaatttttatatacaaaaataacaatCAGTTGATCAATTAAGTGTTGTTAAATTCACACGCTCGGTAAATTAAGCTTTTCATTCAGCAAATATAAATGATatgattattacataataaaataaatcttattaAACTAGAGGCAAATTTGTTCGGACATACTACTTGGAAACGGAAAACAGGACATACTATATAATACAATGGCCTTAagtatataattgttatattgtcTGCTTCTTATATTTCATGGAATAATCAAACATTCTTGCGCTTTTAGAAGTTTGTTCGAACATCTACCATTTATAGGATTGAATTTGCAAAAAATTATAGATAGAATTTCCGGCCATAAACACTTCCGTCTAATATTATGATATGTATGTCTCATCTCCATATTTTTTACCCTTCACGGGTAAATCTTCACAGAACAGCTGTTCATTGAAGATGTTTACTATTACTTTGGGATATGTTGAAAGTTTGGCTTCTGTCAACTTCTAATAGTAAGCCAATAAACGATAGTAACTTAACGCCCAAAATGATTGTAATCGTATAATTCTACATATTAGTAGAACGTAACCTTGATTATCTGTAGATTTTCTAGCAAGTATCATGGCTCAATGTAAGTTAACCCCTCGTGAGTTTATAAGCAATGCCTTTTCACCACAAATCGCTGCGATATGTTCAACTGCAGCTGATGCTGTATGTCAAAAAAACAATTTATCATTCGTTGAACTTCTACAACCGTTTTGTAAGCTAAATACCGAAGGTAAGAA of Bombus terrestris chromosome 5, iyBomTerr1.2, whole genome shotgun sequence contains these proteins:
- the LOC100646778 gene encoding GTP-binding protein 1 — its product is MAGNGSIIIPSIKQLHENDHVSTTNVDYSSIRGKNVLVSPSEDQYELLLRRLRERVQDGGSETIFDIGIGEDGSEDGLKEDEYEASVATLQSLAATLEADCVLLRQSKIDQGLIGQYLVRRRLDRQDFLEIRVAVVGNVDAGKSTLLGVLTHGELDNGRGLARQKLFRHKHEAETGRTSSVGNDILGFDSVGNVVNKPEHGSLDWVKICEKSSKVITFIDLAGHERYLKTTVFGMTGHAPDFGMLMVGANAGIVGMTKEHLGLALALSVPVFVVVTKIDMCPPNILQENLRLLIRILKSPGCRKVPVTVKTSDDVVVSATNFVSERLCPIFQVSNVTGENLNLLKMFLNLLTARMISHEDEPAEFQIDDTYSVPGVGTVVSGTTLKGVIKLNDTLLLGPDPLGRFIPIAVKSIHRKRMPVREVRGGQTASFALKKIKRSQIRKGMVMVAQALNPQASWEFEGEILVLHHPTTISSCYQAMVHCGSIRQTASIISMSQDCLRTGDKALVRFRFIKHPEYIKPGQRIVFREGRTKAVGNVVKLIPYSSTAVIQTCRANKPNKTSQNRQSSSSTMQSLDTTETNSSLEGQTSKQENLLQKSNKRQNKKGRGRKGGRSHNTANSIIQPLSEQNPPTKL